AGATCTAAGAGTTACGTAATCCCCTGAATTCAAGGTAGCTACAATTTTGCAGACTCTATTTGTATTTTCTCCAGCACCTGGAACTGCAAGAGGGCCCGCAGTTGGATTTACTTCTATAGAATATTCTTTTGGCTGATTTGGAAGTATGTTCAAAGGAAGTTGGCATGCTTTTCCCGAAGAAAAATCAGCAGGGTTCCTAGACGCGTCTGCAGTACTTCCGGTATATAAAGTATAACCACTGAAAAATGCTTCTGGGTTTCCAGCTCTAAGCCTAAGTTCGTATACCCCGGTGCCGATCAAAGTGATCCCTACTAAAGTAGGTGGAGTAGTTACGATCCGATTCGTGGAGTAGTTATAACAAGAGAATAAGGAAAAGATCAGTAATAAGATTGAGAAGAATGTGTATATTCTTCTGGATAAAAAAAGATTCATTTAGGTGCGTATATAATCCGCCCAGCCGAATTTTTCGACCAATTGGGTGGATACTGAAAATTGTGGAAAACGTCTCTTGTTTGTCGACCGATTTTCAGGAATCTCCCACTTGAGTTCTTGCAGAAGTTTGTTTCCTTTTCTGGTATTACAGTCCCTGCAGGCAGTGACTAAATTTTCCCAGGTATGATAATCCTTCGGTTTTTTTTCCCGAGGGATCTCTTCCCAGCGACTTTTAGGGATCACATGATCCAGGGTAAGTCTGGAAGAAGGAA
The genomic region above belongs to Leptospira saintgironsiae and contains:
- a CDS encoding LIC11661 family lipoprotein; the encoded protein is MNLFLSRRIYTFFSILLLIFSLFSCYNYSTNRIVTTPPTLVGITLIGTGVYELRLRAGNPEAFFSGYTLYTGSTADASRNPADFSSGKACQLPLNILPNQPKEYSIEVNPTAGPLAVPGAGENTNRVCKIVATLNSGDYVTLRSSVISLDLNSGTKDIYVFSMPSNTLQVP